A single region of the Acidithiobacillus acidisediminis genome encodes:
- the hemB gene encoding porphobilinogen synthase: MNFVPSRHQPRRLRRQPAMRALLRETQVQPSDFLLPIFLVEGEQIRAEISSMPGVYRHSIDSALRLCADAAERGIPGVLLFGVVSAEVKDAVGSASWQTEGLVQRASRAIKEQFPDLLIIADACFCEYTDHGHCGVLSSSGDRDNNRTLENLQQQALSYAEAGVDVIAPSGMVDGMVMALREALDAARHEEVAVLSYAIKYASAFYGPFRDAADSAPSFGDRRAYQMDPANRREAFRELALDLEEGADMVMVKPAMAYLDIIRDVRERCNFPVFAYQVSGEYSMLRAAAQTGYLDLQRSVLESLVAIKRAGADGIITYSALEACDWLG, from the coding sequence ATGAATTTTGTTCCGTCACGCCATCAACCGCGACGCTTGCGGCGTCAGCCGGCGATGCGCGCCCTGTTGCGGGAGACACAGGTACAGCCGAGTGATTTTCTTCTACCGATATTCCTGGTGGAAGGCGAGCAGATCCGTGCCGAGATTTCCAGCATGCCCGGCGTGTATCGCCACAGCATCGACTCCGCCCTGCGGCTCTGTGCGGACGCCGCCGAGCGGGGTATCCCCGGCGTCCTGCTCTTTGGCGTCGTGAGTGCTGAGGTCAAGGACGCCGTCGGTAGTGCATCCTGGCAGACCGAGGGCCTGGTACAACGTGCCAGCCGGGCCATCAAGGAGCAGTTCCCAGACCTGCTGATCATCGCCGATGCCTGCTTTTGCGAGTATACCGACCACGGTCATTGCGGTGTGCTCAGCAGCAGCGGTGATCGTGACAATAACCGGACGTTGGAAAACCTGCAGCAACAGGCACTCTCGTATGCCGAGGCTGGCGTTGACGTCATCGCCCCTTCGGGGATGGTGGATGGCATGGTGATGGCCCTTCGAGAGGCCTTAGATGCAGCGCGCCATGAGGAGGTTGCTGTCCTCTCTTATGCCATCAAATATGCCAGCGCCTTTTATGGACCATTCCGCGATGCCGCAGACAGCGCACCCAGTTTTGGCGACCGGCGTGCGTACCAGATGGACCCCGCCAATCGCCGGGAAGCCTTTCGCGAACTCGCCCTGGATCTGGAAGAAGGCGCCGACATGGTGATGGTCAAACCAGCCATGGCCTACCTGGACATCATCCGCGACGTGCGCGAGCGCTGCAACTTTCCGGTTTTTGCCTACCAAGTCTCGGGGGAATACAGCATGTTGCGCGCGGCAGCCCAGACCGGCTATCTCGATCTGCAGCGCTCCGTACTAGAGTCGTTAGTCGCCATCAAACGCGCCGGTGCCGATGGAATCATCACCTATTCTGCCCTGGAGGCCTGTGACTGGCTAGGATGA
- a CDS encoding uroporphyrinogen-III synthase, which produces MSASLENKGIVVTRPREQSAELIAALQSLGARAIAFPALQIDAPETWHSLDHALDQVNTFDWAVFTSRNAVHFALSRWQSRAKQDWPKTLRVAAVGRESAKALAEFGIDVCLAPKRAGSEGLLESAEWQAVEGQHFALFAGDQGRELIEQTLSQRGAKVEKVFCYRRIVPGANPTPLLHAWARGELDAVTVTSPEIFHNFYQMVGGLGQRWLKKTPIIAISPLTAEAVTSKGLPVPWIAPEASNAGLIAALQDWVQSQEESA; this is translated from the coding sequence ATGAGCGCGTCACTAGAAAACAAGGGCATCGTTGTTACCCGGCCCAGGGAACAATCGGCGGAACTGATTGCCGCACTGCAATCCTTGGGGGCGCGCGCCATCGCCTTCCCGGCCTTGCAGATCGATGCGCCCGAAACCTGGCACTCGCTGGACCATGCACTGGATCAAGTCAACACCTTCGATTGGGCGGTATTCACCAGCCGCAATGCCGTCCACTTTGCGCTGAGTCGCTGGCAGAGTCGAGCCAAGCAAGACTGGCCAAAGACCCTGCGGGTTGCCGCCGTGGGGCGAGAGAGCGCCAAGGCCCTGGCAGAATTTGGGATTGATGTCTGCCTGGCGCCGAAGCGAGCGGGATCTGAAGGACTATTAGAAAGTGCTGAATGGCAAGCGGTAGAAGGTCAACATTTTGCCCTCTTTGCCGGCGACCAGGGTCGGGAGTTGATCGAACAAACCCTGAGCCAGCGCGGCGCCAAAGTCGAGAAGGTGTTTTGCTATCGGCGCATTGTGCCGGGGGCCAATCCGACGCCCTTACTGCATGCCTGGGCGCGGGGAGAGCTGGACGCGGTTACCGTCACCAGCCCGGAGATCTTCCACAACTTTTATCAGATGGTCGGTGGCCTGGGGCAGCGCTGGCTGAAGAAGACGCCCATCATCGCCATCAGCCCCCTCACCGCCGAGGCGGTCACCAGCAAGGGATTACCCGTCCCCTGGATCGCTCCAGAGGCAAGCAATGCTGGCTTGATTGCGGCATTGCAGGACTGGGTGCAGAGCCAGGAGGAGAGTGCATGA
- the hemC gene encoding hydroxymethylbilane synthase, giving the protein MNPVRIGTRASPLALWQAEHVRAALLLHNPLQAIELVPMTTSGDRELDAPLHQIGGKGLFVKEIETALLTGEVDLAVHSMKDVPAVQPDGLELAVILAREDVRDAFVAKNYADPAELPSGARVGSSSLRRRAQLLHRFPALQVEDLRGNVATRLAKLDAGLYDAIILAAAGLKRLDLEDRIRAYFAPEDSLPAVGQGAIGIEIRATDEQTRALIAPLADPETTLCVQAERAMNRKLGGDCRLPVAALARWQSDCLILEGRVASPDGKTLLRAEARDKDPAALGTRVAEDLLQQGAGKIIEGLQNK; this is encoded by the coding sequence ATGAATCCAGTGCGCATAGGCACCCGCGCCAGCCCTCTCGCCCTGTGGCAGGCAGAACATGTGCGGGCGGCATTGCTCCTGCACAATCCCTTGCAAGCGATAGAACTGGTGCCCATGACAACTTCTGGTGATCGCGAGCTTGACGCACCATTGCATCAAATCGGTGGCAAGGGACTTTTTGTAAAGGAAATCGAGACTGCGCTGCTAACTGGAGAGGTCGATTTGGCCGTGCACTCCATGAAGGATGTCCCGGCAGTGCAGCCCGATGGTCTGGAATTGGCCGTCATCCTGGCCCGCGAAGATGTCCGGGATGCCTTTGTTGCCAAGAACTATGCGGATCCAGCGGAACTGCCATCAGGGGCGCGAGTGGGTAGTTCCAGTCTGCGACGACGCGCCCAGCTGCTACACCGTTTTCCCGCTCTGCAGGTTGAGGACCTACGCGGCAATGTGGCCACTCGCCTCGCCAAGCTGGATGCGGGTTTATATGACGCCATCATCCTGGCTGCGGCAGGGCTCAAACGCCTCGATCTGGAGGACCGTATTCGCGCCTATTTCGCCCCCGAGGACTCCTTACCCGCGGTAGGACAAGGTGCCATTGGCATTGAAATCCGGGCTACAGACGAGCAAACCCGCGCCCTGATCGCACCCCTGGCAGATCCAGAAACCACCCTCTGCGTGCAGGCCGAACGGGCGATGAACCGCAAACTGGGCGGGGACTGTCGCCTGCCGGTGGCGGCCCTCGCGCGTTGGCAATCAGATTGCCTCATTCTGGAAGGCCGAGTCGCCAGCCCAGATGGCAAGACCCTGCTGCGGGCAGAGGCGCGCGACAAGGACCCTGCTGCCTTGGGAACACGGGTTGCCGAGGATTTGCTCCAACAGGGCGCGGGCAAGATCATAGAAGGATTGCAAAACAAATGA
- the pal gene encoding peptidoglycan-associated lipoprotein Pal, with translation MQLRNVVVIFGISLLALSGCARNVGSGAVKAPGAVAPVSSVATNGYEGQGVGSQDLNANGPIGGSNHGLTAAELAALPSHLRVHFPFDSDNMDANGQAIAAENAQFMMNHAHVQVRLEGNTDDRGTQEYNLALGERRAETVKQYLESQGVSAARISTVSFGKDNPLCSQNDNACWAKNRRVDFVYSGGYTG, from the coding sequence ATGCAGTTACGCAACGTTGTCGTCATTTTTGGTATCTCCCTTCTGGCACTCTCGGGTTGCGCGCGCAACGTCGGTAGTGGCGCCGTCAAGGCCCCGGGAGCTGTTGCGCCGGTAAGCTCCGTGGCGACCAATGGCTATGAGGGGCAGGGAGTTGGTTCGCAGGATCTCAATGCCAATGGGCCCATTGGTGGTAGCAATCATGGCTTGACGGCAGCGGAGCTGGCAGCGTTGCCGAGCCATCTGCGTGTCCATTTTCCCTTCGACAGTGACAACATGGATGCCAATGGTCAGGCCATTGCCGCAGAAAACGCCCAGTTCATGATGAACCATGCCCATGTGCAGGTGCGTTTGGAAGGGAATACCGATGATCGCGGTACGCAGGAGTACAATCTTGCCTTGGGTGAGCGCCGTGCGGAAACTGTCAAGCAGTATCTGGAGTCTCAGGGAGTAAGCGCGGCACGGATCAGTACCGTCAGTTTTGGCAAGGATAATCCCCTCTGCAGTCAAAACGATAATGCCTGTTGGGCAAAAAATCGTCGTGTCGACTTTGTGTATAGCGGGGGATACACCGGCTGA
- the ybgF gene encoding tol-pal system protein YbgF has product MKGKLSMALVTTGLLVSAPAWAESQGQQILQLQQQVAVMQGEIQSLIAVQKASRGSQAALGDLLNRSQQTQQEIRELRGELESKTHALDVEQQKINAKLTSLSATMATSSASTAVTASTASAALLQQTPAGAIAAEASSATASTVPGLGQTDYQRAFDLLQQGKYGTAASSLQAFIKKYPQSSLVVDAYYWLGQAQYVLGQNDAAIKSLEAASHYTQSSKAPDALLRMGQIYEAIGQPAKARATFRRLLKQYPSTPAAQKAQTQLQASGQ; this is encoded by the coding sequence ATGAAGGGTAAGCTGAGCATGGCGCTGGTGACTACTGGACTGCTGGTCAGTGCACCGGCTTGGGCCGAATCGCAGGGCCAGCAGATTCTCCAGCTGCAGCAGCAGGTGGCGGTGATGCAAGGCGAGATCCAGAGCCTGATTGCTGTGCAGAAGGCGAGTCGGGGCAGCCAGGCTGCCCTTGGTGATTTGCTCAATCGCTCGCAACAGACGCAGCAGGAAATTCGCGAACTGCGGGGTGAACTGGAAAGCAAAACTCACGCGTTGGATGTAGAACAGCAGAAAATCAACGCGAAGTTGACGTCCCTGTCGGCGACCATGGCGACCAGTAGTGCATCCACGGCCGTTACCGCTAGCACTGCGAGTGCTGCGCTGCTGCAGCAGACACCAGCCGGGGCCATCGCTGCCGAGGCCAGCAGTGCCACCGCCTCTACCGTGCCAGGGTTGGGGCAGACCGATTACCAGCGCGCCTTTGACCTACTGCAACAGGGAAAGTACGGCACGGCAGCCAGCTCACTGCAGGCCTTCATCAAAAAATATCCGCAGAGTAGTCTCGTGGTGGATGCCTACTACTGGCTCGGCCAAGCGCAGTACGTGTTGGGTCAGAATGACGCCGCGATCAAAAGTCTGGAGGCGGCGTCCCACTATACCCAGAGCAGTAAGGCGCCGGATGCCCTGCTGCGGATGGGGCAGATCTACGAGGCTATTGGTCAGCCGGCCAAGGCGCGCGCCACTTTTCGCCGCCTACTGAAACAGTACCCCAGTACCCCAGCCGCACAGAAGGCGCAAACGCAATTACAAGCCAGCGGTCAGTAG
- the queE gene encoding 7-carboxy-7-deazaguanine synthase QueE, with product MARLRITEIFHSLQGETSAMGRPATFVRLTGCPLRCQYCDSAYAFHGGAWMEVEEILARVEERPNQLVVVTGGEPLAQPAVHELLRILCDRGREVFLETSGALSVQAVDPRVVKILDIKTPGSVEEAKNLWENLHYLSHEDQVKFVLCHRADYEWARDFLRQHPLPVAEVLFSPSFGQLDLRDLAEWILADALPVRLQGQLHKWIWGDVPGH from the coding sequence ATGGCGCGTCTGCGCATCACCGAGATCTTTCACAGCTTGCAGGGTGAAACCAGCGCCATGGGCCGCCCTGCCACTTTTGTGCGGCTTACCGGTTGTCCGCTGCGTTGCCAGTACTGTGACAGTGCCTATGCCTTCCACGGCGGTGCGTGGATGGAGGTGGAGGAAATCTTGGCGCGTGTCGAAGAGCGGCCGAATCAGCTGGTGGTGGTCACGGGCGGTGAGCCCCTGGCGCAACCAGCGGTACACGAGCTGCTCCGCATCCTCTGCGACCGCGGGCGTGAGGTCTTTCTGGAAACCAGTGGGGCCTTGTCGGTGCAGGCAGTGGATCCGCGCGTGGTGAAGATTCTCGACATCAAAACACCAGGTTCTGTGGAAGAAGCAAAAAACCTCTGGGAAAATTTGCACTATCTCAGCCATGAGGATCAGGTAAAATTTGTCTTGTGTCATCGCGCCGACTACGAGTGGGCACGGGATTTTTTGCGTCAGCATCCCCTGCCGGTCGCGGAGGTTCTGTTTTCGCCCAGTTTCGGGCAATTGGATCTCCGTGACCTAGCGGAGTGGATTCTTGCCGACGCCTTACCCGTGCGCCTGCAGGGTCAATTGCATAAGTGGATTTGGGGCGACGTGCCGGGGCACTGA
- the queC gene encoding 7-cyano-7-deazaguanine synthase QueC — MANQQAILLLSGGLDSTTVAGLLRREGRVIHALSFAYGQRHQNELDYARAVAQEFQVASHRILTIDLGGLGGSALTDSSLQVPESGVEEGIPITYVPARNTVFLSYALALAEVLTVPDIYVGVNSQDYSGYPDCRPAFIEAFARLAAVATRLGVEGESPRIHAPLQYLRKAEIIRAGLDAGVDYGITRSCYQLDAAGRSCGRCDACRLRLAAFAELGLQDPAPYR; from the coding sequence ATGGCCAATCAGCAAGCGATTCTCCTGCTGTCCGGTGGTCTGGATTCCACCACCGTCGCTGGCCTGTTGCGGCGTGAAGGTCGGGTTATCCATGCCTTGTCCTTTGCCTATGGACAACGTCATCAGAACGAGCTCGATTACGCTCGTGCGGTGGCACAGGAATTTCAGGTGGCGAGCCATCGCATCCTGACCATCGATCTCGGTGGTTTAGGTGGGTCGGCGCTCACGGATTCCTCCCTGCAGGTGCCGGAAAGCGGTGTAGAGGAGGGGATCCCGATTACCTATGTGCCAGCCCGCAATACGGTGTTTCTTTCCTATGCCTTGGCGCTGGCCGAGGTGCTGACCGTCCCCGATATTTATGTGGGCGTCAACAGTCAGGATTACAGCGGTTATCCCGACTGTCGACCCGCCTTCATTGAGGCCTTTGCGCGCCTGGCGGCAGTGGCTACCCGCTTGGGTGTGGAGGGCGAGTCGCCCCGGATTCACGCCCCGTTACAGTATCTGCGCAAGGCAGAGATCATCCGCGCTGGTCTGGACGCAGGGGTGGACTATGGCATCACGCGTTCCTGCTACCAGTTGGATGCCGCAGGGCGCTCTTGCGGTCGCTGCGATGCCTGCCGGCTCCGTCTCGCGGCCTTCGCCGAACTGGGTCTGCAGGACCCTGCGCCCTATCGGTAG